The genomic DNA TCCGACTGCGTTATCTTCACGGGTAGCCGGATACACCGTTTGTGTGAGCAGAATGGCCTGTTCCTCAGGTGAATGGCCGGGAAGTCGAACGGTATACGCGGTGGCCAGAGCTTCCTGCTGAAGGGGGTGACCCCCGGCGCCGGGTGGGCCCTGCGTAGTGCCGCAGGCGCTGAATAAGAGCGACGACGTCGCAAGGAAAAGCAAACTAGATTTCATAGGTTTCCGGGTTTCAGGTGGCGGCGAATCATGATCCAGTTCAGAGGCCAAGCCGCCAGAAAGCCGATAAAGGAGGCCAGCCAGAGGCTGCCGAACCACAGCAAATCATCTTCTTTGGGCATCATCGGGATGTGGTCCATCAGCATGTACCAGGCGCTGGTCATCATGCCTAGACTAACGGCCAACATGCTGAAAAAAGTCGTGATCAAGGCCATACGCCATATGTGAGGGCGAGGCATAGAGCTCATCATGCTCTGCTTCATGGGATACTGCACCAATACCCAGGCGGTTCCGATGGCCAAGACCAGCATGAAAAACATCATCAGGGGCATACCCGCTCCCAACCAGGCTTCTGCGCCATCTAGCCAAGCTGGAAAGAAAATAGGGAAGCCGAACCAGACAAACAGAAAGCCAATAGCAATCATGAGAGGCGCGCCATAGCCAAACCCCATAGCAGTAGCTGCCGCGCTCTGTAGGCTATGCGACCGCAGCCAGTGCCAGCCTCCCTGTTCGTCTTGCCAGGCGGGGCGTCGGTAAGCATTCAGATAAAGCACGGGGCCTAACACCGGTAGCAGCAGTGAGGACAGCGCCCAGGCTATTTTTAACGGCATCTTCACCATGGGTAAGGTCAGCGCGGCATGTACCCACACAAAAACGGCTGATGCAAGGCCCCATCCGATCAAAAGGGAAAGCAAGGCCTCCAGAGGACCTAAAGCAATAGCGCCCATGCTGGGGTATTCGGCTTTTTCGACGGCAAAGTCCAAGCGAGCGGCCGTGGAATAACTGATGCGATTGCTAACCAGCCAGAAATGGCGAAAGGGGCCTTCCGAGGGACTGACAAACCAGTCGGCACGTTGTGCCCAGACGTAGCGATCGAGCGCAGCCGGCAAACTGCCGTCATCCTGCGCGTAAAGAAGCGAAGCATTGTTACTGCGGGCATAAGGTAAGGCAGCAAGGCCCAGAAGTGCATCGTTCGGGGTCGTGACTACATAATGAAAATAACCGCTTCTGCGCCAGTGCGTGCGTCCCCAGCCAAACTCGGTCTCTTCGTCTCGGTACTCAGCCAATTGTACGGCCAGTGCCTGAGGGGTAGCGGCCGCGATCCGTTCGGCCTGCCTGAAACCCTCGCCCAACGAAGCGGGCACTAGTTCCGAAGGTCCGATCAAGAAGGCTTTGCGGTCGGCATAACGGGTACTCAGAACAGGGTC from Catalinimonas alkaloidigena includes the following:
- a CDS encoding DUF4396 domain-containing protein, producing the protein MKWSYPIVAFCSMLVIGFGLVNTLRESIQVAPWAQQGAEEGRLMAHTKNVTRLVAVDASDLHAYLKTTIPYPQAATALQAPTEQTWETFAQNSISVDPVGKHVLVLPGGDRRALGWALPALYYAFYYGSPIVFVHEGAIDPVLSTRYADRKAFLIGPSELVPASLGEGFRQAERIAAATPQALAVQLAEYRDEETEFGWGRTHWRRSGYFHYVVTTPNDALLGLAALPYARSNNASLLYAQDDGSLPAALDRYVWAQRADWFVSPSEGPFRHFWLVSNRISYSTAARLDFAVEKAEYPSMGAIALGPLEALLSLLIGWGLASAVFVWVHAALTLPMVKMPLKIAWALSSLLLPVLGPVLYLNAYRRPAWQDEQGGWHWLRSHSLQSAAATAMGFGYGAPLMIAIGFLFVWFGFPIFFPAWLDGAEAWLGAGMPLMMFFMLVLAIGTAWVLVQYPMKQSMMSSMPRPHIWRMALITTFFSMLAVSLGMMTSAWYMLMDHIPMMPKEDDLLWFGSLWLASFIGFLAAWPLNWIMIRRHLKPGNL